From Paenibacillus sp. PL2-23:
GCATAGGTCATGTTATGGATATTGGATTTGAAAAAGCACTTCTCTTGCAGAATAGCCTGAATGCAGAATCGAGTGACATTATTCAGACTTTTATTTATCAGACAGGGATACAAAAAGGGCGATATAGCTTCTCTGCTGCCATAGGATTATTTAATTCAGTTATTAACTTTGTCATGCTAATCGTTGCTAATTACATCGCTCGTAAGAAGAGCGATACGAGCTTGTGGTAAGGAGGAATGAACATGAGCCTAAAATTTAGTGAGGAACGTTGGTTTGATATAACCTGTTATTTTATATCCATTGTGTTAATTGTAATTGCAGCATTTCCTATCTACTTTGTAATAATAGCTTCCATAAGTGATCCAATAAAAGTGCTAAATGGCGATGTGCTATTCTATCCTATCGACCTTAACTTTGAGGCATATTTTAAAGTTTTTGAAGACAATAAGATTTGGAACGGGTACAGTAACTCCATTCTTTACACTACTGTCGGAACATGTATTAATTTATTTCTCACTACAATCGCGGCATATGCCTTGTCTCGTCGAACTCTACCGGGACGCAACGCCATTATGTTTCTTATTGCATTTACAATGTTTTTTAATGGGGGACTTATTCCTACTTATTTGCTGGTCAAGTCCTTGTCTCTTGCTAATACATTTTGGGCTATGGTCATTCCCAATGCTATTGCTACGTATAACTTAATTGTTATGAGAACTTATTTCCAGACTAATATTCCCGATGAATTGCTGGAATCTGCACAGATGGACGGCTGCTCAAACCTGCGCTCTTTTTGGAATATTGTTCTCCCTTTATCAACACCAATTCTTGCGGTGATGGTACTATTTTATGCGGTCCAGCACTGGAACTCTTATTTTAATGCTCTTATATATTTGAGGGATAGTGACATGTTCCCGTTGCAGATTATTCTTCGCGATATCCTTATTCAGAATAAGATTCAAGCGGAATTTGATAGTTTTGACAGTGCAGATAGCGTGTTCCTTGCTGAAAGTATTAAATATGCCGTAATCATGGTTGCAAGTCTTCCCGTGTTAATTATGTACCCTTTTGTTCAAAAGTATTTTGTCAAGGGCATTATGGTTGGCGCAATAAAAGGATAATACACATTATATTTCACAAGGGATGCCCTTGCCGCATCCTGCCTGTCAATAGAAAGCGGGCTAGTCTGTGTATTTTACAGGCTAGCTCTTTGTTACCACAATAGAATCTATAAGTTTTCGAGCATTCGAAAACGGAAATTCTATTTGGCGATAAATCCTACATCTAAACGCGGTCGCTCATCTTTGAAAGGCCTCGATAGAGGATTTCTCATAAGTGTCTTACTGAGTACCAATCTGTTGCCTTATCCTACCCGGTACAATTACATGAGAAGTCCGCGAAACTACTATTTTTGTACTATATCAATTAAGGGGAGTCTAAACATGAGAACTTATTCTAATCCGTTGTGTATTCATATAGACCACTCATCAGAAATTGAAAATAATAATAAACATTCGGTCTGTCATCCTGATCCCTACGTGTTGAAATGGAATGGTCAATATTATGCTTATGCAACAGCAAAAGATGGTGTATCGATAATTCACTCTAAAGACTTAGTAAACTGGACAAGTATCGGTTATGCCTATCAGGAGGAGGGAAGATCTGACTACTGGGCACCTGCTGTTATTTACGATAATGGAACATTTTATCTATATGTATCCAACATGCCAAGTGGCCACCACGATCCTCATCTTCAAGTCATGAGAGTTGCGACGTCATCTTCGCCACTTGGACCGTTTCTATATCGTAAGACACTCTTTGAAACCTTTTCGATCGATGCTCATGTCGTGCGAGATGATAACGATGAGCTTGTATTATTTTATTCAACAAATGAAACTTTCGGTATTGATGACAATCGCGCTGGGACTGTAATACTTGCCGATCGTATGATAGACCCGTTGACCCCTGAAGGGAATCCGAAGCTAATTGTTCGTCCAACACTAGACGAGGAAGTATTCGCAGAAAATCGTTTTGGGGATGGGAGAAACTGGCACACTATTGAAGGGGCTTTTCATCACAAGAGAGGGCGCAAGCACTATGTTATGTACAGTGGGAACGCTTTTACAAGTCCTTACTATTATATTGGATATAGCATTGCTGAGGTTAAAGATGGCCAATCACTCACACAGTTATCGTGGCAAAAATACCCTGATGACGATACTTACAAGCCGCTTCTTCGTCAAAATATTCATGTTGAAGGTGTGGGTCACAATAGCGTTGCGAAAGCGCCCAATAATATAGATGACTGGATTGTGTATCATGGCCGCGATGTGCTTGTTAATAAGACTGACTGTAATGAAAATGAAGAGCGTAGGCAAATGAGAATCGATCCAATACATTGGCATGGTGATCTGATGTATATATCTGGACCGACGTATCTAACCCAGCCTGCTCCTGCAGTCCCCCTGTTCCGTGATTTGTTTGATCATCCAGATGGTGTAATTGGACAAGGTTGGACAACTGAAGGAGGCGATTGGGAAATCCATGACGGACAATTGCTGCAAAAAACACAGGTTGGTGTAGGAAGGGCTAGCATTAACGCATTATTACCATATGCCCTATTGGAAGCCAACATTCGTTGGGAGCCTAGTCATATGGGGGGGTTATATGGTGTAGCATTGTTATCTGTGGATGATAATTGCTTTGTTGAAGTGCTATTTGATGTTGGTAAAAGAACAATAGGTATATATGAAACTATTCGTAATATTAAAATGAAGGAAATCATCTTGAATTTAAAAACAACTTTCAGGTTTGATGTCTATCATCAGCTTATTGTGAGCTGTGCAGAACGTACAGTTAGAGTTGAACTTGACGGCATGGAAATGCTATTTGCTAATGTGAACACACCGTTATCTCGCTATGCATTAGTAACCTACTATACATCAGCAAGGTTTGCAGGAATCACTCTCACCGGTGCTCTTTCATTCTCTAGGTTGGGAGCGGAAGCTTGTGTTCAGTTGATGAGTCCTGTAGCAGGAGAGTGGAGATTTATCGAAGATTGTTTAGTGGGCATGCCCAAACATGGGGATGCAGCCTTGGCCATTCATAACCCATTTATGGAATTCTACTCAGTCTGTCGATTTAAAATTAAGGGTACGCAATGGAGAGTGGACTTGGAATTTGTATTAGAGAGGGGAGTGACACGAACTATCGCAATAACCGATCAGTTAGTAGAACGAAAAGAAACATTACGTATCCAATATGAGGAGAGCTTATTGCAGGTTTGGTCGGATAATGTTCTCGTATTCTCAGAGCTTCTTTTGGAGTATAAGTGGAGATCGATTTCTATAAATTCCAATAGAAAACTTGTTGTACAATATTTGGAATGGGTTGAGCTTGGAAATTCACACTGAGCACAGGGGGCAATTCCCAATGTCATATTTTCGTTTTACATGTCCCCCACTCCCCCATTATATAACGAGTCATGATGCAGTATTTTTTCCAGGGAGTGGTCACGCGGAACGTTCTAACATAGGTGTGTTCGATCTTCTGATAGTAGAGGAAGGAGAACTCTCTATAGGAGAGGGGCCTCAGCAATGGAAGCTGGAGCCCGGCTCTTTCGTCGTTCTAAGACCAGATTGTACCCACTACTCACCGCGCCCTGTTTCGGTTAAAACACACTATTATTGGCTTCACTTTCAGTCTAGAGGGGATTGGACGGAGGTTGATTCTGAGAAGAGGGAAGAGGTGCGTAATGTGAAAAAGGCTGAGGAGACCAATCCGATACACCCATTTCCATTATTGATTCCAAGGCATCGGAAATTAATAGATCCTACCCCAACTTTCAATTTACTAGAGGAATTAAAGGAACTAGAATTGTCTCCTCTAACAGATGCCAGATGGAAACAACAATTATACTTCCAGAAGTTAATATTTGAGTTGAGTTGCTCATCCAGTAATTCATGTCTCCAATCATCTGGGAGCTTGGCACAGATGGTTGCTGCTTATCTACGAACACATTATAAGGATAGCTTAAAATATGAACAACTGGCTGAGCAATTTAATTTTCATCCCCATCATATTGTTCGCTGTTTCAAAAATCAATTTGGATGTACACCACAGGAATATTTATTGGTCTATCGGATTAAGCAAGCCAAACTATTGCTAAAAAACTCGAATGAGGACATACAGGCGATATCACATCATACAGGTTTTGGATCATCCTCTTATTTTTCGAAAAAATTTCGTGAAATTGAACGTATGGCGCCAATGGCATATCGAAATCAATTCTTTGGAAGAAATAATTAGAATCAAAATGTTCAGATTGTTATACGGAATGTTCACTTTGTCAGTATCGTATATATTCCCTATCAAGTACACTTGAAGCATGTAAGCGCTTGAATACTCGCTTGCAATAATTATCTATGGGAGGGAATTAGTATGTTAAAAAGATGGCACGTATTCAAGATGGTCTTAATGGTAGCCTTAATCATGAGTATGGTTAGTGTAGGAACTGTAAACGCAGCGGTATCCAATTTCTATCCCGTTATAGCTCCTAACGGGGCTGATCCATCTGTGTATAAGCATTCTGATGGTTATTATTATTCTACCTTCACAACCGGAGGAAATGTGACGCTTTGGCGATCGAAGTCTCTGGCTGGTCTCTATTCAGGTACAGTTAGTAGTGGCAATAGAATGGTAATCTGGACGCCACCGGCAACAGGAGCCTATAGCAAAAATATATGGGCACCCGAGATTCAATTCATTAATAACAAATGGTATGTGTACTTTGCCGCCGATAATGGTAACAATGTGAATCATCGAATGTATGCATTAGAAAATACAAGTGCTAATCCATTCCAAGGGACATGGACCTTCAAAGGTAAAATAAATCCTCCGGATAACGATGATTGGGCCATTGATGGTGTTGTCCTCAATCAAGCTGGAAGCTTGTATTTTATTTGGTCCGGCTGGGAAGGCACTATAAAAAACCAGCATATATATATCGCACCAATGAGTGATCCTCTTACCATTAGCGGAAGTCGAGTGAAAATTGCTAGCCCCACATTTTCTTGGGAAACGAATACTACTCCACAAGTTAACGAAGGGCCGCAGGTTATCGTTAAAAATGGAAAAATAAGTATTGTATATTCTGCTAGTGGTTCTTGGACTAATAACTATTGCCTCGCTCTTATTACCGCGAGTACAAGCAGTAATCTTCTTCAAGCGTCATCCTGGACAAAGAAGAACACGCCAATTTTTCAGAGCTCCAACGGCATATTCGGACCTGGGCATCATAGCTTTACAACTTCTCCTGATGGAACTGAGGATTGGATCGTTTATCATGCAGCTCGCTGGAGCGGATCTGGCTGGACGCGAGCTATTCACGCTAAGCCATTCAGCTGGAATGCAGATAATACTCCTAATCTAGGAACTCCAGCATCACGTAATAGCACTATCTCACTGCCTTCTGGTGATTATACACATGAACGTTATCAGGCTGAGAATGCGTTACTCTCGAACGGTCCAGTTGTGAAATCTCTTAGTGGAGCGTCCGGTGGGAAAGCTGTAGGCAGTATCGATTTTACAAACAGTTATGTTGAATTTACCGTTAATGTACCTAGCACGGGCTGGTATGCTATGACAACCAGGTATGACAGCGGATCCGCAACTGACATAGACGCTACCCTAAATGTCTCTGTAAATGGAGGAACGGCGGAATCTATGATCATGCGCTCTACTCGTTGGGGGAATTGGTCTAACACTGCTACCCAAGTTTATTTAACCTCTGGTACAAACACAATTAGATTTACAAAGGGTGATGGTTATGCCCAACTTGATCACATTGACATATTTAAACTTCAATAATATATAAGGAGCCATTGAGTATGAATGCTACTTACAGCAATCCCTTATCAATTCAAAAGATCGGAGATCCTTTTATTCTAAAAGCATCCGACGGACGGTACTATTGTTATCCGACATCTGCTATTGATGAAGGCTTCAAAGCATGGTCTTCAAATGACCTCATTAATTGGACAGAAGAAGGTTTTGTATACCAGAAGAGCAAAAATAAAAAAGCATGGGGATATAAGCAATTCTGGGCACCTGAGGTTGTTGAACGAAATGGAAAGTTTTACATGTATTATACCGCTCGATGGCTTGAAAAAGACAGCTTGCGTATCGGTGTGGCAGTTAG
This genomic window contains:
- a CDS encoding carbohydrate ABC transporter permease, with product MSLKFSEERWFDITCYFISIVLIVIAAFPIYFVIIASISDPIKVLNGDVLFYPIDLNFEAYFKVFEDNKIWNGYSNSILYTTVGTCINLFLTTIAAYALSRRTLPGRNAIMFLIAFTMFFNGGLIPTYLLVKSLSLANTFWAMVIPNAIATYNLIVMRTYFQTNIPDELLESAQMDGCSNLRSFWNIVLPLSTPILAVMVLFYAVQHWNSYFNALIYLRDSDMFPLQIILRDILIQNKIQAEFDSFDSADSVFLAESIKYAVIMVASLPVLIMYPFVQKYFVKGIMVGAIKG
- a CDS encoding glycoside hydrolase family 43 protein gives rise to the protein MRTYSNPLCIHIDHSSEIENNNKHSVCHPDPYVLKWNGQYYAYATAKDGVSIIHSKDLVNWTSIGYAYQEEGRSDYWAPAVIYDNGTFYLYVSNMPSGHHDPHLQVMRVATSSSPLGPFLYRKTLFETFSIDAHVVRDDNDELVLFYSTNETFGIDDNRAGTVILADRMIDPLTPEGNPKLIVRPTLDEEVFAENRFGDGRNWHTIEGAFHHKRGRKHYVMYSGNAFTSPYYYIGYSIAEVKDGQSLTQLSWQKYPDDDTYKPLLRQNIHVEGVGHNSVAKAPNNIDDWIVYHGRDVLVNKTDCNENEERRQMRIDPIHWHGDLMYISGPTYLTQPAPAVPLFRDLFDHPDGVIGQGWTTEGGDWEIHDGQLLQKTQVGVGRASINALLPYALLEANIRWEPSHMGGLYGVALLSVDDNCFVEVLFDVGKRTIGIYETIRNIKMKEIILNLKTTFRFDVYHQLIVSCAERTVRVELDGMEMLFANVNTPLSRYALVTYYTSARFAGITLTGALSFSRLGAEACVQLMSPVAGEWRFIEDCLVGMPKHGDAALAIHNPFMEFYSVCRFKIKGTQWRVDLEFVLERGVTRTIAITDQLVERKETLRIQYEESLLQVWSDNVLVFSELLLEYKWRSISINSNRKLVVQYLEWVELGNSH
- a CDS encoding AraC family transcriptional regulator — translated: MKKAEETNPIHPFPLLIPRHRKLIDPTPTFNLLEELKELELSPLTDARWKQQLYFQKLIFELSCSSSNSCLQSSGSLAQMVAAYLRTHYKDSLKYEQLAEQFNFHPHHIVRCFKNQFGCTPQEYLLVYRIKQAKLLLKNSNEDIQAISHHTGFGSSSYFSKKFREIERMAPMAYRNQFFGRNN
- a CDS encoding family 43 glycosylhydrolase; its protein translation is MLKRWHVFKMVLMVALIMSMVSVGTVNAAVSNFYPVIAPNGADPSVYKHSDGYYYSTFTTGGNVTLWRSKSLAGLYSGTVSSGNRMVIWTPPATGAYSKNIWAPEIQFINNKWYVYFAADNGNNVNHRMYALENTSANPFQGTWTFKGKINPPDNDDWAIDGVVLNQAGSLYFIWSGWEGTIKNQHIYIAPMSDPLTISGSRVKIASPTFSWETNTTPQVNEGPQVIVKNGKISIVYSASGSWTNNYCLALITASTSSNLLQASSWTKKNTPIFQSSNGIFGPGHHSFTTSPDGTEDWIVYHAARWSGSGWTRAIHAKPFSWNADNTPNLGTPASRNSTISLPSGDYTHERYQAENALLSNGPVVKSLSGASGGKAVGSIDFTNSYVEFTVNVPSTGWYAMTTRYDSGSATDIDATLNVSVNGGTAESMIMRSTRWGNWSNTATQVYLTSGTNTIRFTKGDGYAQLDHIDIFKLQ